The Pelodiscus sinensis isolate JC-2024 chromosome 24, ASM4963464v1, whole genome shotgun sequence genomic interval TTGTTGTTCACAGTGATGATAGCTTCTCGGAAAAAAACAAAGATGCCCGCACCAGCTGGTATTCCATCACTGGTGCATTCGCTGATGTCTACCACCACCTTGAACCAGGAAGGGGAGCTCTCGTCACAGAGAGAGGCCACTTTGTACATCCCACTGTAGAGGAGTTTCCCTTTGGCACCATCAAAGGTCGTGAAGTAGGCACCTGGAGAGATTATGCACCGGCCTTCCTGCTTCACGCAGCCATGCATCCCATCCCTGAGGACACAGATCTCATCCGCGAGGCAGCTGGTTTTCTCACAGATGAGCCCCCCTGATGGGTGGCAAGTGCATTTCTCTGAGCAGTCACTGGAAATGACACTCTCCTGGGACTGAGGgaaattccaaaataaacaataaaataacCAGTGTTCCAAACTTTCAGTCAGGTCCAATATTAACTTCCAAAGACCAACAGCAACTGCAACAATGTCAAAATGCCTAAGGGAAGTCTCCCCAACTGAAGACCAGAATGGGAAATACAAATGATAATGATAATGACCAAAAAGAACAGAAAGACAAAGGTTAAGAGAGGAAGACCCAAGAAACAAGGTGAAGACGATAAAGGACAATGGTGATGATCAAAGAAACAGAAACTTTGAAGGATGATAGTGCCAATCAAAGAGGACACCAatcaaggaaagaaagaaaagacaaaGGATGCCTGGCAGATCAAGGAAACAATCAACTCCAGGAcaacagggacagggacagaaaGAAGGAAGAGACGAAGGATGTCAGTGCTGACccaagagagaaggaaaagacaATGGTCATGACCCATGAAACAAGGATAGCCCTTTTTCTATTTATTATGGCAGTGCCATGGGGCCAGTCAAGAATGATGGCACATTGTGCCAGAGACACTCTGCAAACACCTAATGAGACAGTCCATGCCCCAAAGAGCTGAACATCCAACAAGACGAGGCAGGCCAAGTAGACGGGAACATAGAGAGGATAAGAGCAGTGaccagagaaagaagaaaagcacAGCGGAAGAAGATTTGATCGATCACAGGCAAGAAGGAAGGTCGGGGTGACAGATCATGATGATGGGACATGGAAATGACTTctgaagagaaggaaaaacatgAATGAAAATCAAAGACCAGGGGATGAAGATGAAAAAATTAAACCTCGGTCTGTTATACTGACAGGCTGTGTTCTACATGGCGGAATCCCCTGGAAACAATTAGGAAGCTCGTACTTTTgaccaaaaaacaggactgtgtagcactttaaagactaacaaaatggtttaataggtgatgagcttttgtgggccagacccacttcctcagatcaaatagtggaagaaaattgtcacaaccatatataccaaaggataaaaaataaatgaacacatatgaaaaggacaaatcaaatttccgAATAGAAGGGAGattgagggggggaagggagggaggtaaatgtctgtgagctaatgatattagagatgataattggggaagctatctttgtaatgggtaagataattagcgtctttattcaaatttgagtgtaaagtgtcgaatttaagcatgaatgacagttcagaggattctctttgaagtgaagtcttaaaaggtctttgaagcaggatgcaggtaatcaagtcgttgagacaatgtcctttctggttgccTCTAATatcatttgtccttttcatatgtgttcattttttttttatcctttggtatatatggttgtgacaattttcttccactatttgatctgaggaagtgggtctggcccacgaaagctcatcacctattaaaccatcttgttaatctttaaagtgctacacagtcctgttttttgtttcagctgcatcagactaacacggctacatttctaccactatacTTTTGACCAATTCAActctgttattttattttaagagtcCAGAGGCACTAACTGTATAGAACAGCAAGAACCCACCTTGATGTAGCGTCCACTGTACATGCAGCCACACCCGTCCATGGACACGCACTCCTCCCCATCGAACATGGAGCCGGCATCACACTGGCAGCCCTCAAAGCACTTCCCAGtgcactgggcaggggcagaCAAGCCAGCACAGGTGAAATCGCaggacctggtgcacagctcgTAGTGGCTGTTGgccgggcaggccagggctgaagagagagaagcaaaagAGAACGAGAATGGAGAAAAGGTTTTTACAATAATTTCCCTTGGAGACATAGTCACATTTtctgctgggctacgtctacactggccccttttccgaaaggggcatggtaatttcagagatcgtaatagggaaatccgcgggggattttaatatcccccgcggcatttaaataaaaatgtccgccgcttttttccggcttttagaaaagccggaaaagagcgtctacactggccccgatcctccggaaaaagcgcccttttccggaggatcttattccacCGTTGATACAGATGACATGGCTACAGTGGGGCCAGAAACACCCCAAGATTTAATAAACCACAAGTtgccatcagaaaaaaaaacttggtGGGGGGGCTAATGGGCTGGAAATAAAGCCAGTGGGAAGACCAGGACTACAGGTTGCTCTGGGCACTCACGGCAGAAGGAGGCCGTTCTCCAGGCTCTGATCCTGGCTCCGGCAGCTTGGCAGGCGGCCGCGTAggcctgcaggctctggcagagggTCTCTCCCATCCCGTTGGCGGTGCACATGTCATGAAGACAGTTGCTGAAGTACCTGGCAGGGCTGATCGTTGAGTGGCAGTCTCTGAAGGGACCTGAGGTGGCTTTGATCAACCCACAGGAGCTCTCCGCCTGGTACGGCGCCGTCTGGGCTGCATCACACACGGGGCACCTGTCACCGCAGCCATCAGAGCACGTGGCACCCTCAACGGGCACCTTCCAGGCAGCGATAAATTCACTCAGACTTTGCGTGCTCGTTCCATTGGGCAGCAGGAAGTCGTCATTCTTGTCACCATTGAAATTGCCAGCCAGACCACACAGGTGTCCCCTGTAGGTGCTGGGAATGGACACTCGGAGGTAGGTGGCAGAGTCAAAAAAGACTCCCAGGCCAGCAGCAGACTGGAGAATGATGTTGTTCCCCTCCTGGTTGAGCCGAAGTTTCCCATCGTCTGTAGCCAGCGGGAGGGTGTAGAGCTCCCCGCCAACCTGTGCCAAGGAGAGACAAATTCACccatcactggggggggggactcagcaATGTCCTGGTGTTTttacacacgcgcgcgcgcactcTCTTGGGGATATCCTTCACCAAAAATATTACAAATCTGCAAAACTTTGCCAGTGTTATTTGTCAATAAATAGCTAAATGTGGAGGCTCCACAGTGCCTGTGCGGAGGTAGGAGATCACTCTGCCTGCCCCGTACATGGACTCAGTGTTAAAGTTGTGCCTGATGCTGACACAGCATAAGGACCAGGACTGCCCCAGAAACACCCCGGGGCCCTGCCCCTCCGTGCCAAGCACACTAGGTGTAGGCAGGCAGGAGCAGACCTGCAGGATCCAAGTGTGAAGGGGCTTAGTAAAGGAAGATCCAGGTAGGAGTGATAGGATTCTGGGTGGGGCAATTTGGGTGCAGGGTGGCTtggcggggggtgcaggggagaacTAGATGAACAAGGTCTTGTGGGGGTGTTTCTGGGGGTAGACAGAAAAGGTGCAGGTACTCGCTTGGCGGGGTTTGGATCCAGATGCTGGCTTCATAGGGTTCagtggggtgggtgtctgggtgcaggaggctAGTCAGGGTGAACCAGATGCATGTGGGATTGTGGCTGATTCGGgtggggtctgggtgcaggaaggcagcctgggCGGAGGGGTGAAAATGagatgcagggggtggggctgagtgcAGGGGTCACTGGATGCGGAAGGTGAGGCTTGCTGGGGTTTGGATTCAGGTGAGGGGGGTCAGTGTGGGGTTCTGGGCGCATGGAATGAAGCTCCACAGGGTATAAAGTGTGCTGGGTGCACAGGGCTTGGGCAGATGGGGGAGTAGTTCCCTGTACAGTGACCTCTCTCCCCCATGGCTGAGGAGacaggggacaggaaggggggtagGGCGTACACTCTGTGGTCACTCcttgcagggggagaggaagtcCCACCCTTCACTACCCAGCCAGGATCAGTAGCTGAGCCTGGCACAGGTAGGAGCTAGTGGCCCCTTCCCCATCTCCGCACTGATTTATTACTCTGAAGGGGCCTGAAGCGATGCACAAGCACTAGTAGGGAGCAGCACACGACCGCTCTTGCAGCTTGCCTTTGCTTCTTGATTTGCAAGTCATTTTTCctgtggggaagcaaagaaatctgcaaGGGACATGAATTTGACACATCCACAggggtgcagaattcccccaggagtcaCACATGCATAtgagcacacgcacacacacacacacagagaagcgTGCACACACAAATATCGGGGTCACAGGTGTTCACTAGATTTCAAGGAGACTAATCTCAAGCAGGGACTTACCGCCACTTTCCACTTTCTCCCCCTTTTCAGGGTGACGGTGTAGCCATGAACAGAGACCACCACCGCCCTTGTCCGAGCCACGCGGCCATTGCCAGTGCTGTCATTCTCCACCACCATGGAGAATTCGGCCAGCCGGGGATCACTGCTGCACACCTTTGTTAAAGTGTAAGCACACGAGCCCTGGACATCAAAGGCCCGTCCATCAAAGGAGACGTAATGAGGGTCACCAGATACTTCGCAGGTTCCGTACTCCATGGCGTGGCAGCCCAGGACTCCGTTCTCCACCCTGCACTCCTCACTGGCTCTGCACGAGGCCTCCTGGCACTCGACAACCCCGCTGTCTTGGCACCGGCACCGCTCccggcaggaggggttggggtagaACTCCTCTCCCCTCCGGTAGTACCTGCCGTGGTGCACGCAGCCGCACTGCGCGACGGGGACGCACTGATCTCCGCTGAGGATGAACCCAGCATCGCAGAAACACCCTTCAGCACAGGGCTCCTCACACCTGTCCGGACCCAAGGGGCTGTGGCAGGTGGCAGGGCAGCCGCTCCCACAGAGCTCGTAGTGAGAGTTGCGGGGGCAGGTGGGGCCTGCAGGAAACAGGATTGAACATGCAGATCTGTCAGctccaaaaagtttgggaaaagaAGCAGtggctccagctctgggagggaaggggggtcttgctggttagagcagggggttgggagccaggacttccgGGTTGTttctccagctctggcagggaaGTGGGATCTAGCTGGTTAGTGACGGAGGTTTGGGGTCACCCTGcctgggctctgttcccagctcttgGAGCAGAGTCTGATAGAGCAGAGTGCAGTCAATAATAACCATATCAGTTTCCAGACAAAACATGCACATGGAGTCAAGGCTGAGAATACACAGCAGTAATTTAGGGTAAGAAGTGTTACAGAGGTGCTGCAATGATCCTACTACCGGGCACTGTAACCTGAGTTAAAATTAAACCGAAAAGCAATCCAATGGGGGCATAGAAATGAATAACTAGAtctgttccctgtgagctgagcacTCAGGAGTCTACCCAGGTGGCATTCAAGTGCAcctggctgattagcagaatgccaatgtgtttctactggtagtgtaCATAGGCACGTGAAAAAttattccacccatggatgggggaaaaaaactgcacatggacagaaaagattagagggaacatcgaCAACTAGGACAACCAAAGTATTTTAACCTGGCCACTTCACAACACCATGACTAGCCAGTTGTTGTCACGGCTGTGGTCTTGTATTAGACATATCTGATTTTGGAAGACAGTCAATGTTTTTTCTAACTCTGGGCAATTTTATGCCCCCAGCAAGAGTCTGAGATTCTGAATTTTGTCCCTTTTTGAAATAGTGCAAAAAGCTGAAAGCGTTGGCATTTTCAGAACCTGTTTTGATGGGGTCCCTTGAAAGATTCTGCTTTgatcatttcaaaatgtttcatttagattCTGAACTTTAAAAAAGATTAAACATGTCTCAGTGTAAATCAACTAAGATTTCAGACACAAAAAATCATTTTGACTCAAGAAAATAAGaaagttttgattttaaaatgttaaaacaagATGTTTTGATAATTTCagcattctgtttcttttctttgtctcagcttgtttggggttttttaaatcaattttctaGCAACCAAACTCTTTTTTGGAAAATTCTGGACTAGTTCTATTTTTCACCCTTCTTTTGACGCCATGAGGTAAAGGACTATCAGGAAGAAGATTTTGGTTTTATTGGACTTGGGTTAGCTCTCAACTCACGGCTGAAGGTTTAGATTTAGTCACAAGGTCAAACTGCCATATTGGCAAAAGAGATTAAAGCATTGAGCAAGTCTAAGAATTAAAAGACTTTCTTATAAATAAGTAAAAATTGTTAATTTCAAATTTGTTTTGGATGAAATAGTGTTGTTGTTTTCTCGTAAACCAAAAGCTTTCACAaaaagttctgattttttttaagtctccagttgtttcatcaaaattgaaaatgttaaaaatgaaatgtttgaatGCAGTCTAAGGAATAATGTCTGGCTCAAGGTCTTTTCCccccatttgttttcattttttccatagtCCACTTTTCCAAACTTCTTCCACTTTCAACAAATagaaaaaatggaatctgtaaCTTGTCAGGTACTGAAATTTTCAAAGtaataaaaggagaaaaaaagaaaagtggaCAAGAGAAAAACAACttgaatatttttttgttttattacccCATAACAAAAAACAGACTGAAAAAAGGagatcaaggctgtgtctagactgcggtttttttctggaaaaaggtacgcaaattgcgaatcacaatttgcatacttttttctgcttcttttgttagaagaggcttttccgacatttggcctgtctacatggggccaaatgtcagaaaaacctcttttttgGCACATTCCTATTTCATGAAgtaaggtttacagagatgccaaaaaaatgtgtctgctcttctgaaaaaaatttggaagagcagatacattcattggatgcagcagagttttaaaaactctgtagtgtagacatagcccaaaataGAAGGAAAAATGGAATTTTGAAATGTCCAATGTGCTAATAAAAATCACAAAGAAAATGGGAAAAAACAGAGAATTGTTATGAGCCctgcaaaatgcaaacaaacaTGAATATATTTAGGCTAAATGTCCCCAGGCCTCCTGTTTTTCTGCCTATGACACTTGGGTGAGTAGTTCTGACGGCATTCAGGAGACAGTGCTGATACATGGCCTTGCTGGACGGTTTGTGAGtgttagagccctgcaaaccaACAGTtatttgctttatatctgtgggtagcCATAGCCATGGATGTGGCTGTGGATTTCTGTGGCTAATTTTTGGATCTGCACAGAGTTCTACTTACAGCAACATGTTCAGGAAGCGACACTTACTGCAGAAGGAGGCCGATCTCCACTGCCCTGTCGGGATGCCCTGGGCCTGGCAGGCCGTCACGTAGGCGCTGATCGCGCTGCACAGAGTGTCACGGTGACCCTTGTACTGGCAGGTGTCAAAGACGCAGTCGTCGAAGTAGGGGGCGGGGTCGACAGCCCCATGGCACTGACTGAACGGCCCATCCCCTCTGGCAAGGACCCCGCAGTACTGCTCTCCCCTGTAGGTTTGTCTCTGAGCCTCGCTGCAGACTGAGCAGTCCCCGGTGCAGCTAGCCGAGCAGCCTGGGacctcccccaccttccagctGTCGGCGAACTGAACCTCATCAGCTGTCCGAGTTCCATCCTTCATGGTCAGATCATCACTGGGGTCCTGATTGGCATTGCCGCAGAGCCCGCAGACGGCGCCGGCGTAGCTGCTGGGTATGATGACCCTGGCGTAGCTGTACCAGTCGAAGCTCACTCTCAGGTCAAAGTCAGTCTTGATGAAACCATGGACGCCACTGATGTAGGCCTTGAATTTGTTCTGGTGGGAGAAGGGCAGGTCCACAAAGACACCATCCACCTGGAAAAGACACGGTGAGTCACTGGAGCATAGATGGAGCAGACAGCCTGGCTCCAGAAGTCAGCGTTACAGAAAACTCTGCacagggagggagatggggattgattgttctccatgtccactgaaggtaggatagGACACAGTGGGCTTGAACTGCAACACAGGAGATTAGAGCTGGATATaggaaaaaactttctaacttgAAGTTGAGCTAAGCTCTGGaccaggcttccaagggaggtccTGGAGCCCCCTCATTGCAGGCACGACGCTGGCAGAtcaggtgccagctcatgccaaggtccCATGTTGGCATGTAGCTGGAATCAATCTGGCTCTCCAGAGCGTTGGTGTCGGTAATGAGGTATTAAGACTTTAAGGATCTGTTTAGTATCGAGGCTTTATTGACTGCTTGTCATTTGCTGCCTGCCTTAATCCCAGCCATCCAATCCGGATCCCATACTGCAAGGCAATATTTGCAGTGTGAGCCCCTATTATCGTGTAAACCGCCAGACATGAGAGAGAAACTAGCACCTGTGAATGCTGGTTTCCACCTGAAGgtgcagccagcaggaagcaccggggaggaaggaggccacGTGGTTCGTGGCTTCTGCCCCCCGGAAGCACCAGGGAGGAGGGGGTCGAGTTGTGCCCACCCCATGGCACcaaagagggggagagaaggaggaggctAGCAGATGTGGGCGAAGGGGCATCAGGATGCAGCGTGATGTGAGCATGTCACTCTTCCATCCTGCAGGaaatttttgtatatatatatatatatagaaagagagagagagagagagagagagagagaaatacttCCACCCCAAATTTAATAATTTTCGTGCATGTCTCCCACTGAAAATGGATCATTTTTCAACCAAATATGTTTTTACATGAAATTCTTCATCTAGTACAAACTTTACTTGGGGAAGATGGAAACCCCCTGGATTATGTTTCCTGGATATAGACTGGGCAGCCAAATTTCAGCCCTACAAATGATCCCAATCAAGACTCTGCGTCCCTACCTGGATCTTGCGAGGATGCTCCTGGCTCAGGCTGATGGTCACGTTGTAAACCTCTAAGGTCACAGTTTTGGTGAAGGACACGGCCTTGTTGCCCCGATTGTTATTCTCCACCTTGACGTTGAATGGGGTGAGCGTGGGGTCCTGGGAGCAGAGAGCCGCGAACTGATAGATGCAGGTGCCTTGGAAATCATACTTCTTTCCGTCGAAGGTGGTGTAGTGGGGGTCTCCAGTACCTATGCAGGTGGAGTACGTGGTTGCCTTGCAGCGGTAGGCACCATTCACCATGGCACATCTCTCACTGGCCTTGCAGCTGGTCTCCTGGCAAAGCACCATGCCCAGGCTGGGGTCACATCTGCACCGAGAGCGGCAGTTCTCATCGGCCCAGAACTCCTCGCTGGGTTGGTAGTAGTGGCCGTTGTAGTCGCAGCCACAGCTCCCCACGGGGACGCACTGCCCGGCGCTGAGGACGTAACCGGCGTTACACTGGCAGGTCTCCACgcagggctctgggcaggaggagggggcagttcGGTCGGAgcagctggctgggcaggcatCACCGCAGGCCTCGTAGTGGCTgttctcagggcagggcagggctgggaggggcacagagaggggggAACTAAATAACCTGCCTAGAGCCAGTGAGAGCTACTGACAGATCCATGCATGTGAGCAGCCCCCAGTGCATTGTGCACCTTGCAGGATGCTGTATGGGCCACCAGGGATGGGCCAGGGAATGAATTCCCAGCTGCAGACAAGGGAAGGCCGGGCACAGTATTCACTGCTCTAGTCTCTGCCTGTCTGCAGCCAGAGCGCTTGGCACTGGAGACCAGGCAGATCTCACAACTAAGGAGAAACAGATTTGGTGTAGGGAAGGGGCTCAGTAGAGGGAGCTAGGGCCACAGGAAACAGTTGTGATAGAttcagtggggggcagggcgtggggcaaGGAGCTCAGTAATGGGCACCATGCTGCAGGGATCCAGGCAGAGAttcagcaggaggcgctgtgctgcaggtggtggggctgagttggggctccattctgcaggggatggggcagagggctcAGTAGTGTGCagagtgctgcagggagtggggcaaggtggggtagggggtgctgggctgtagggagcaggatgggggctcagcaggtggagctgggctgcatagggctcagcagggggtgctgtgtgtcAGGAAGCAGGTCAGAGGCTCAGCGGGGGCACTGGGCTACAAGGGCAGAGGGCTCAGTAGGGGGCACTGTGTGTCAGGGAGCAGGATAGGCTCAGCAGGGAGTACACCAGGTGGCAGGGtggtgcccagcagggggcgctgggctttAGAGAGCAGGGGACCTAGCAGGGGGTGCTAGTCTGCAGGGAATAGGGGGCCcaacagggggtgctgtgctgcagggagcaggatgggggcccAGTAAGGGGTGCTGGGAACAGGTTAGGAATTCAGCAGGGCTTGGGTGGGCTGCAGGGGCCAGAggtccagcaggaggcactgggccccaggtggcagggcagggggtcaacagggggcgctctcccctcagaACCAGTGCTGACCCCAACATCCCAGGAGCCTGCTTATTCCCCACTCTGACTCTCATCACTCCCACCCCCATGGACAGGTCTATTGCCTGCTGCAGCAACCAGCTGCCATGCTCACCGCAGCCAGAGGGCGTCCTCCAGTCATAGAGGGTCACCGCGTGCTCCCGGCAGGCATGGGCGTAGGCCCCCAGCGCTTGGCACAGGGTGCCCTTGTCTCCCTCGTTGACACACATGTTGTTGAGGCAGCTGTAGAAGAACTTGTCTGGGCTCACTCGGGGGTGGCACTCTCTGAAGGGGCCTCCCGGCACTTTGCTGATCCCCCCGCAGTACCCCTCGCTCCCGTAGAGCTGCCTTTTGCTCTCCTCACACGCTGGGCATTCCCCACCGCAGGAATCCCAGCAGGAGTCCTCCACTCTCCAGCTTCCAACCCAGGCCTGGAAGGAAGAGGCTCTGGTGCCGTTGGAGAGCATCGCTTCATCCTCAGAGTCACCGTTGAAGTTCCCACACAGCCCACACATGCTCCCAAAATAGCTGCTGGAGAGCGTCACAATCACAGCCCAGTCGCTGTCGAACCACACCTGGAGCCCGAAGGCCGTTTGCAGGACGGGACGTCCCTCGCTGTGGGAGAGCTTGATTTTCCCTGCCTCCAGGATGACTGGCAGGCTGACACTCTTGTCATTTAACTaatgaaagggaaggggaaagaaatggagcCGTTATTGCTCTTTCCACGACACCCACTCTCCCTGCCACTGTGAGCTCCCTGGGCCTTTGATCATAACGAGTCTCTGCCATAAATATCCCCAAAACCAAATGAGACAGAAAACAAGGGAAACTTCACTGCCAAAAACCTTTGGGTAAGATTGCCCAGCGCTTCCTTGCGCCCTTCCAGAGTCCAGACTGTGGCTAAACGTAAACATCTCAAAACCAGGAAACACAAAGTTAAAGCAATGGTCACTTGCGAATGAGAATGCCTAGTTCTTACATAAGGCGCTTTCATCAGTAGCGCTGCAGGTGCACAGTTCAGGAGTCCAGTATCACAACcgccattttacagaagggaaacCTGGATCGCAGAGCAGAGCAGTGACGTTCTTACTGTGCCAGCAGCAATGGCAGCAATAGCATGAAAGGCTTTTGAAGGCTctagccactaggcaacacttCTCTGccgcaggtatgcatgaaaatgtGACACTAGGACAGGCAAAATATGGAGACCAGCCCCATTGTTCTGGAACCTCCCTGCACAGAGCTTGGCCCCATCTCCAGCAAGATATACTGACAGtgggaaaggtacagagaagggaaaCAGATGATTTGGGGACACCTTCTACACGAGGCAAGATTAAAGAAGACTGGGAAtattcagctcagaaaagagacaactaaggggatatgacagaggtgcACAAAACCCtgaccggtgtggagaaagtgagtaaggaagtgCTGTTAACCCCTTCATATAACTCAAAGGCTGGCGATCACCTGATGGAATTTAGTGGGTTTAATGCAAATACGAGGaggtacttcttcacacaacacagtcaacctgtggaatctTGCCCTCTAATCTGTTttgtccatgtgcggaataaatgttttaTGTGCTCAAAGGCATATGTGAATATGCACTACCCATAGAAACACAAACCTTAGCTGTGGATGGTCTGCTAATCAGTCTGGAGAACACTAGTTGCCAAGGGAtcatgtgaaggccaaaagtataaccaGGTTCACAAGAGAGTGTGATGAGTTTACAGAGGgcaggtccatccatggctgcTGGCCATTTTGGTCAGGGATGCAGCCCTACACTCCAGTGTCTGTAACCCTTGAACTTCCAGAAGcgtctggcattggtcactgtcagagatGCATCTGATGCAGTATGGCCAAATTGAAAGCCACTAGTGACTCGATTAACTATCCAGCCTCTAAGAAGCACATGAATTTTCAAGACAATTGGAGCATGCACGTGGATTCTAGAGTACTTTGAAACATTAGAGAGGGGACATTTCCAAATGTTTGGGAACTTTaattgcacaaaaacatttgatATTTTCAACTTCATCCTGATTTGCAATGACAACACACATTGAAacatgcaggctacgtctagactggcccct includes:
- the LOC102449441 gene encoding IgGFc-binding protein-like isoform X1; this translates as MDLRKAKLLLWARMLVLWGMFNLPLPVASGEIPGSSPPSLLGREFITAFMQNDLQPTLSSDFRLLITAYDPATLITISMKKPALRKSVQASAGQTVTVKIPPYAEMTGSTVFDNTVVVRADSDISVLSFNSKSNSADTTPVYPVHSLGTEYYVITPTVGTDRYREFAIVAWEGPTTVEVYLKGAVIFQGKTHARGSKLTIKLEEHQAAQLQSPVDVSGTRIVSQKPVAVYVGHTCVTRATQCDHVSEQLLPVSSWGTSFIVPSLSSERQHDFLYVATSQTTQVEVQSGRSKISRALTAEQVMLYGIPSSTALLFSANARVQLMFFSNGGTKGNIRYDPFFMAIPAISSYCQSYHIYGFDDFENYALIIAKTSESAGVTIDKRPLHNVLWKPLLGTEYSWAEYSLGKGSQAHSMEHASSPFGLLSVGIGNQKAFGSPAICASNPCRALSCREKESCRIKDGQAICFHNYMGTCQGSLASQYYSFDGLTVGVQDTCTYTIAKYCGHDPTLEPFSIEENSTSIEKQASPSIGVTTIHAYGYNISIYKGENGEVRLNDKSVSLPVILEAGKIKLSHSEGRPVLQTAFGLQVWFDSDWAVIVTLSSSYFGSMCGLCGNFNGDSEDEAMLSNGTRASSFQAWVGSWRVEDSCWDSCGGECPACEESKRQLYGSEGYCGGISKVPGGPFRECHPRVSPDKFFYSCLNNMCVNEGDKGTLCQALGAYAHACREHAVTLYDWRTPSGCALPCPENSHYEACGDACPASCSDRTAPSSCPEPCVETCQCNAGYVLSAGQCVPVGSCGCDYNGHYYQPSEEFWADENCRSRCRCDPSLGMVLCQETSCKASERCAMVNGAYRCKATTYSTCIGTGDPHYTTFDGKKYDFQGTCIYQFAALCSQDPTLTPFNVKVENNNRGNKAVSFTKTVTLEVYNVTISLSQEHPRKIQVDGVFVDLPFSHQNKFKAYISGVHGFIKTDFDLRVSFDWYSYARVIIPSSYAGAVCGLCGNANQDPSDDLTMKDGTRTADEVQFADSWKVGEVPGCSASCTGDCSVCSEAQRQTYRGEQYCGVLARGDGPFSQCHGAVDPAPYFDDCVFDTCQYKGHRDTLCSAISAYVTACQAQGIPTGQWRSASFCSPTCPRNSHYELCGSGCPATCHSPLGPDRCEEPCAEGCFCDAGFILSGDQCVPVAQCGCVHHGRYYRRGEEFYPNPSCRERCRCQDSGVVECQEASCRASEECRVENGVLGCHAMEYGTCEVSGDPHYVSFDGRAFDVQGSCAYTLTKVCSSDPRLAEFSMVVENDSTGNGRVARTRAVVVSVHGYTVTLKRGRKWKVAVGGELYTLPLATDDGKLRLNQEGNNIILQSAAGLGVFFDSATYLRVSIPSTYRGHLCGLAGNFNGDKNDDFLLPNGTSTQSLSEFIAAWKVPVEGATCSDGCGDRCPVCDAAQTAPYQAESSCGLIKATSGPFRDCHSTISPARYFSNCLHDMCTANGMGETLCQSLQAYAAACQAAGARIRAWRTASFCPLACPANSHYELCTRSCDFTCAGLSAPAQCTGKCFEGCQCDAGSMFDGEECVSMDGCGCMYSGRYIKSQESVISSDCSEKCTCHPSGGLICEKTSCLADEICVLRDGMHGCVKQEGRCIISPGAYFTTFDGAKGKLLYSGMYKVASLCDESSPSWFKVVVDISECTSDGIPAGAGIFVFFREAIITVNNNMGTWVNGRSVRLPAKVSDAVSVSESQGGVAVVQAPGVQVLFSPGGQVTVRVGESLANKLCASCGNFNDDVSDDLRLPSGRVVGSIAEVVDVWKARDFLGCRASNFVRANLEAALVPAR